The following proteins are co-located in the Leptospira selangorensis genome:
- a CDS encoding cytochrome c: MKRILKLIGVLIILLPVSVIGFLYFKFPNAEPAPEISVGNNPERIQRGKYLANHVSACMDCHSIREWSKYSGPLIPKTLGEGGEVFDQKLGFPGSFVAPNITPSALGKWTDGEILRAISSGINKEGNALFPVMPHPAYGQMDKEDLISIISYLRSLEPIEKKNPISKPDFPFNLILRTIPSPAKFGKLPDKNDKVSYGKYLFVAAACTECHTKQDKGKPIAGMELAGGFEFPLGNGTKIISANLTPDKETGLGNWTEAQFVKRFKEMELPKYKPHSIKEGEFQTIMPWTMYAGMTEEDLAAIFAYLQTVPAIKNKITN; encoded by the coding sequence ATGAAAAGAATTTTGAAGCTTATTGGAGTGTTAATCATCCTTTTACCGGTATCGGTGATTGGATTTTTATATTTTAAATTTCCAAATGCAGAACCTGCTCCGGAAATTTCTGTAGGAAACAATCCAGAACGTATACAAAGAGGAAAATATCTCGCCAACCATGTATCTGCATGTATGGATTGCCATTCCATTCGTGAATGGTCTAAATATTCCGGACCGTTAATCCCTAAGACATTGGGAGAAGGTGGAGAAGTTTTTGATCAAAAGCTTGGATTTCCTGGCTCTTTCGTTGCACCGAATATTACTCCAAGTGCCTTGGGTAAATGGACTGATGGAGAAATTTTAAGAGCGATTTCTAGCGGGATCAATAAGGAAGGAAATGCGTTATTTCCGGTTATGCCTCACCCTGCGTATGGGCAAATGGACAAAGAAGATCTAATTTCTATCATTTCTTACTTAAGAAGTTTAGAGCCGATTGAAAAGAAAAATCCTATTTCTAAACCTGATTTTCCGTTTAACCTGATCTTAAGAACAATACCTAGTCCTGCAAAATTCGGGAAACTTCCGGATAAGAATGATAAGGTTTCTTACGGAAAATATCTATTCGTTGCTGCCGCTTGTACTGAATGTCATACAAAACAGGATAAAGGAAAACCTATTGCTGGAATGGAACTTGCCGGAGGATTTGAATTCCCTCTAGGAAACGGAACTAAAATTATTTCCGCAAATCTTACCCCGGATAAAGAAACAGGACTTGGTAATTGGACTGAGGCTCAGTTTGTTAAAAGATTTAAGGAAATGGAACTTCCTAAATACAAACCTCATTCCATAAAAGAGGGTGAATTCCAAACGATTATGCCTTGGACTATGTATGCAGGAATGACTGAGGAAGATTTAGCTGCTATATTTGCTTATTTGCAAACTGTACCGGCTATTAAAAATAAAATTACTAACTAA
- a CDS encoding cation diffusion facilitator family transporter has protein sequence MKKDTNSSSNLEPFARQAILRPKRKDTLRSLLFAFFLSIGIFSWEIFGSTQSKSLALLADAGHVISDSFAFLLSIFAVLVSDKKPNTKMNFGFFRVEVFAAFLNSILISGISIFIIYEAVQRFRHQEEIVTESMLVFSLGTIGLNLISVWLLKRISSDNINLRTAYLHVLNDLFGTIAVLVGAILIRLFAWTWIDPLLSLVLSIFILRAAAVILKESLMILLESSPTFDEWDHLKKDLLHIKGVDSLLSAHTWTLTKGIHACAFRVQITKESDSKKILKEAYELLRGEWKFEQIYLQLEDPSITHTIDGIIAKTLHDIDSEEWGHHHHTHDHPAHHHH, from the coding sequence TTGAAAAAAGATACTAATTCATCCTCTAATTTAGAACCTTTTGCGAGACAGGCAATTCTTCGTCCCAAAAGAAAGGATACATTACGCAGTTTACTTTTTGCATTCTTTCTTTCCATAGGGATCTTTTCCTGGGAGATATTCGGTTCCACTCAAAGTAAAAGTTTGGCACTTCTTGCAGACGCAGGACATGTAATCTCGGATTCATTTGCGTTTTTATTAAGTATATTTGCAGTTTTGGTCTCTGACAAAAAACCGAATACAAAAATGAATTTCGGCTTCTTCAGGGTAGAAGTTTTTGCAGCATTTTTAAATTCGATCCTGATATCCGGAATTTCGATTTTTATTATATACGAAGCGGTCCAAAGATTCCGCCACCAGGAAGAAATTGTTACTGAATCCATGTTGGTTTTCAGTTTGGGAACTATCGGATTAAATCTGATCTCTGTTTGGCTTTTAAAAAGAATTTCATCAGACAATATCAATCTAAGAACTGCCTACCTTCATGTATTGAATGACCTATTCGGCACAATAGCGGTTTTAGTAGGCGCAATTCTAATTCGTTTATTTGCTTGGACATGGATTGATCCACTTCTCAGTTTGGTTCTTTCTATTTTTATTTTAAGAGCTGCAGCCGTAATCTTAAAAGAAAGTTTGATGATCCTGTTAGAATCTTCTCCAACTTTTGACGAATGGGATCATTTAAAAAAGGACCTTTTACATATCAAAGGAGTGGATTCACTTCTTTCCGCTCATACCTGGACCTTAACGAAAGGGATCCATGCTTGTGCGTTTAGGGTCCAAATCACTAAAGAATCTGATTCTAAAAAGATCTTAAAAGAAGCTTACGAACTTTTGAGAGGAGAATGGAAATTCGAACAGATCTATCTGCAATTAGAAGACCCTTCTATCACTCATACGATTGATGGGATTATCGCTAAAACTCTACACGATATCGATTCTGAAGAATGGGGACATCATCACCATACTCACGATCATCCTGCTCACCATCATCATTAG
- the uvrA gene encoding excinuclease ABC subunit UvrA translates to MDHIRIRGAREHNLKNINVDIPRDKLVVITGLSGSGKSSLAFDTIYAEGQRRYVESLSAYARQFLGQMEKPDLDLIEGLSPAISIEQKTTHRNPRSTVGTVTEIYDYLRLLYARVGKPHCPICGTPIQSLSIDQITERILNFPDGTKIQILAPIVSGKKGEHKDVLEKIRKDGFNRIRLNGEIKTLDEEIVLKKSFKATIEIVVDRLVIKDGIRSRLTDSVETALKQSEGILLMDDGKKDHTFSQKLSCPNHPEESLPELSPRLFSFNSPFGACETCDGLGSLLEFDEDLLITDSELSLVEGCIEAWAGAKSNSYWFLTTVHSLAKKLKFDYNIPWKDLPKKVRDTILYGDKNLKIDYDFRNEKSHYEFSREFEGVIPNLKRRYKEGSEARRQQLEGYMTNHHCPACEGKRLRPVSLHVEVNGLTIDKFSAFSVEKGLDFVKSMKPKGSEEVIARPILKEIQQRLTFLNDVGVGYLSLERAAGTLSGGEAQRIRLATQIGSRLQGVLYILDEPSIGLHQRDNTKLVNTLKELRDLGNTVLVVEHDQETMEEADWLIDMGPGAGVHGGTIVCSGTPEEVSKNKNSLTGKFLSGKEFIPVPKNVRPGNGKKLKIVNAKENNLKNVSVEIPLGKLIVVTGVSGSGKSTLINDILYNAAAHKVMKMRTVWGKHEKITGLEEIDKIINIDQSPIGRTPRSNPATYTGLFTVVRDMFAQLEESKLRGYSPGRFSFNVSGGRCETCEGDGILKIEMHFLPDVYVTCDVCKGKRYNQETLEVRYKGKNIYEILEMTVEDSVPFFENIPALKRKLETLGEVGLGYIKLGQPATTFSGGEAQRIKLATELSKRPTGKTLYILDEPTTGLHFEDVRHLMTVLHMLVDRGNSMIVIEHNLDVIKQADWIIDLGPEGGEGGGKIIAEGTPTEIAKVKESFTGQYLKKVLGNPGKKAG, encoded by the coding sequence TTGGATCATATCCGCATCCGAGGAGCTCGGGAGCATAATCTTAAAAATATCAATGTGGATATTCCACGGGATAAACTCGTGGTGATCACTGGACTTTCCGGTTCAGGTAAATCTTCTCTTGCTTTCGATACGATCTATGCAGAAGGACAGAGAAGATATGTAGAAAGTCTTTCCGCTTATGCTAGACAATTTTTGGGCCAGATGGAAAAACCTGATCTGGATCTGATCGAAGGACTTTCTCCCGCAATTTCTATAGAACAGAAAACCACACATCGTAACCCAAGATCCACTGTAGGAACTGTGACTGAGATCTATGATTATCTTCGTCTTCTTTACGCGAGGGTGGGGAAACCTCATTGTCCTATTTGTGGAACTCCGATCCAATCTCTCTCCATCGATCAAATCACAGAAAGGATCCTAAATTTTCCGGATGGAACCAAGATCCAAATTTTAGCGCCGATCGTTTCCGGTAAGAAGGGAGAGCATAAAGATGTTCTGGAGAAGATCAGAAAAGACGGATTTAATAGAATTCGTCTGAACGGTGAGATCAAAACTTTAGACGAAGAGATTGTCCTTAAAAAAAGTTTTAAGGCAACGATCGAGATAGTGGTGGATCGTCTTGTGATTAAAGACGGGATCCGTTCTCGTTTGACCGACTCTGTCGAGACTGCTCTTAAACAATCGGAGGGAATTCTTCTCATGGACGATGGGAAGAAGGACCATACATTCTCCCAAAAACTTTCCTGCCCTAATCACCCGGAAGAATCTTTACCTGAACTTTCTCCTAGGTTATTTTCATTTAACTCTCCGTTCGGAGCCTGCGAAACCTGCGATGGACTAGGAAGCCTTTTAGAATTCGATGAGGATCTTTTAATTACGGATTCAGAACTTTCTCTGGTCGAAGGTTGTATAGAAGCATGGGCGGGCGCGAAGAGTAATAGTTATTGGTTTTTAACAACCGTTCACTCTTTGGCTAAAAAGCTTAAGTTCGATTATAATATTCCTTGGAAGGATCTTCCTAAAAAAGTAAGGGATACCATCCTTTATGGAGATAAAAATCTCAAAATAGATTACGATTTCAGAAATGAAAAATCACATTATGAATTCAGTAGGGAATTCGAAGGTGTGATCCCTAATTTAAAAAGAAGATATAAAGAAGGTTCCGAGGCAAGACGTCAGCAACTGGAAGGATATATGACCAACCACCATTGTCCTGCCTGCGAAGGAAAACGACTGAGACCTGTAAGCCTTCATGTGGAAGTAAACGGTTTAACAATTGATAAATTCTCCGCTTTTAGCGTCGAGAAAGGTTTAGATTTCGTAAAATCAATGAAACCTAAGGGAAGTGAAGAAGTAATCGCGAGACCTATCTTAAAAGAAATCCAACAAAGACTTACATTCTTGAATGATGTTGGTGTTGGATACTTAAGTTTAGAGCGTGCTGCCGGAACTCTTTCCGGTGGAGAAGCTCAAAGGATCAGACTTGCTACTCAGATCGGATCTAGGCTTCAAGGTGTATTATATATATTAGATGAACCTTCTATTGGTCTTCACCAAAGAGATAATACTAAGCTCGTCAATACTCTTAAAGAGCTGAGAGACCTAGGAAATACTGTTTTGGTAGTAGAACATGACCAGGAAACCATGGAAGAAGCTGACTGGTTGATCGATATGGGACCGGGAGCAGGTGTTCATGGTGGAACGATTGTTTGTTCCGGAACTCCTGAAGAAGTTTCTAAAAACAAAAACTCACTTACAGGTAAGTTTTTATCCGGAAAAGAATTTATTCCGGTTCCTAAAAATGTACGACCAGGAAACGGAAAAAAACTTAAGATCGTAAACGCCAAAGAGAATAATCTTAAAAACGTAAGTGTAGAGATCCCTCTTGGAAAACTGATCGTAGTGACAGGTGTTTCCGGTTCGGGAAAATCTACTCTCATCAACGATATCTTATACAATGCGGCGGCTCATAAAGTAATGAAAATGAGAACCGTATGGGGAAAACATGAGAAGATCACAGGCCTCGAAGAAATTGATAAGATCATCAATATAGATCAATCCCCGATCGGTAGGACTCCTAGATCCAATCCTGCAACTTATACAGGACTTTTCACTGTAGTACGTGATATGTTCGCTCAGTTAGAAGAATCTAAACTCAGAGGTTATTCTCCCGGAAGATTTAGTTTTAATGTAAGCGGAGGAAGATGCGAAACCTGCGAGGGAGACGGTATCTTAAAAATAGAGATGCACTTCCTTCCTGATGTGTATGTAACCTGCGATGTTTGTAAAGGAAAACGTTATAACCAAGAAACATTAGAAGTTCGTTATAAAGGTAAGAATATCTACGAGATCCTGGAAATGACCGTAGAAGATTCAGTTCCATTTTTCGAGAATATTCCTGCATTAAAGAGAAAACTGGAAACCTTAGGCGAAGTAGGGCTTGGTTATATCAAATTGGGACAACCCGCCACAACATTCTCAGGTGGAGAAGCCCAAAGGATCAAACTTGCCACTGAATTATCCAAAAGACCTACAGGAAAAACATTATACATCCTGGATGAACCTACCACAGGACTTCATTTTGAGGACGTTAGACATTTGATGACTGTTTTGCATATGCTTGTGGACCGTGGAAATTCTATGATAGTCATCGAGCATAATCTGGATGTAATCAAACAAGCGGATTGGATCATAGATTTAGGACCGGAAGGAGGAGAAGGAGGCGGAAAAATTATCGCTGAAGGAACTCCAACAGAGATTGCAAAGGTCAAAGAATCTTTTACAGGTCAATATCTGAAAAAAGTTTTAGGAAATCCAGGGAAGAAGGCGGGTTAA
- a CDS encoding NAD(P)-dependent alcohol dehydrogenase produces MKAIIYEKYGSSDVLQYKEVQKPTPKENEVLVRVKTASVNAADWRMMKADPFLVRFYAGLFKPKKFSILGADVAGIVEAVGQNVTKFRPGVEVFGDVFASGFGAFAEYKCGKEDEFVLKPSNISFDDIVALPLAGMTALHSLRDFGKIEAGQKVLINGASGGVGTFAIQLAKYFGADVTAVCSTSKMEQSKSLGADQVIDYTKEDFIQNGKKYDLIVGVNGYRSLSEYKSALNPKGRYVMAGGGTAQLFQALLLGPFISLRGTQKIIAASSEPNQKDLIFLSQLMESGKIKSVIDKRYKLEEVPQAIQYVEQGHAAGKVIITVS; encoded by the coding sequence ATGAAAGCAATAATATACGAGAAGTATGGATCTTCTGATGTACTTCAATATAAAGAAGTTCAAAAACCTACACCTAAGGAAAATGAAGTCCTCGTAAGAGTCAAAACTGCTTCCGTGAATGCTGCCGATTGGCGTATGATGAAGGCGGATCCTTTCTTGGTTCGCTTTTACGCCGGTCTTTTCAAACCTAAAAAATTTTCGATATTAGGCGCAGATGTTGCCGGAATTGTAGAAGCGGTCGGACAGAATGTAACTAAGTTCCGTCCTGGTGTCGAAGTGTTCGGAGATGTTTTTGCAAGCGGGTTTGGCGCGTTCGCTGAATACAAATGTGGCAAAGAAGATGAATTCGTTTTAAAACCTTCTAATATATCTTTCGATGATATAGTTGCTTTACCTCTGGCTGGAATGACCGCTTTACATTCTTTAAGAGATTTCGGTAAGATAGAAGCGGGGCAAAAAGTTCTGATAAACGGAGCATCCGGAGGTGTTGGAACATTCGCGATACAGCTTGCAAAGTATTTCGGGGCAGACGTTACAGCGGTCTGTAGCACTTCTAAAATGGAACAGTCAAAATCACTCGGAGCCGATCAGGTAATCGACTATACCAAGGAAGACTTTATCCAAAACGGAAAAAAATACGACCTAATAGTTGGCGTGAATGGATACCGTTCTCTTTCAGAATATAAGAGTGCTTTAAATCCGAAAGGAAGATATGTCATGGCTGGAGGAGGCACTGCTCAATTATTCCAAGCTTTACTTTTGGGGCCTTTCATCTCTCTAAGAGGTACTCAAAAGATTATTGCTGCTTCTTCCGAGCCGAATCAAAAAGATCTTATTTTTTTATCCCAACTCATGGAATCAGGTAAGATCAAATCGGTAATTGATAAACGATACAAATTGGAAGAAGTCCCGCAAGCTATCCAATACGTTGAACAAGGCCACGCAGCTGGTAAAGTAATCATAACAGTATCATAA
- a CDS encoding OmpA/MotB family protein has translation MKPFFFRLTPVLLILFSLPIFSDAFYFPWEYNKLYNENATLRIELDSLRLRYRNETENAKKEKLSLDARIQNLEEQLSGEKSFREKDRELAAELIRALENQIALLKAKSGNKEKELIEENEKQSKKYQDLISELKSELEKERLGCIRRMDELKREYESKIASLEARIKELEDSLSKLKNLNEDQKRELNRLAEQANELESKLSGEIAKGQIRVKRFHNRLVINIDDQISFDSGSADLKKQIFPALDKIKEILVKYPGNLIIVEGHTDNIPIRTKKFNDNWQLSTERALSVVRFLLESKNLDARNFSVAGYGEHQPIVSNDTPENRSLNRRVDIVLEPQSGKGH, from the coding sequence ATGAAACCTTTTTTTTTCCGACTTACTCCCGTTCTTCTAATCCTATTTTCTTTGCCGATATTTTCGGACGCTTTTTATTTCCCTTGGGAATACAATAAACTCTATAATGAGAATGCGACTCTCAGAATTGAGTTAGACTCTCTCAGACTCCGTTACAGGAACGAGACTGAAAACGCTAAAAAAGAAAAACTCAGCCTCGATGCCAGGATCCAAAATTTAGAAGAACAACTCTCAGGCGAAAAATCCTTCCGGGAAAAGGACAGGGAACTTGCCGCAGAACTGATCCGTGCACTTGAAAATCAGATCGCACTTCTAAAAGCAAAAAGTGGAAATAAAGAAAAAGAACTGATCGAAGAAAACGAAAAGCAGTCCAAAAAATACCAGGACCTGATCTCGGAATTAAAGTCCGAGTTAGAAAAAGAAAGACTAGGCTGTATCCGCAGAATGGATGAACTCAAAAGAGAATATGAGTCCAAAATTGCAAGTTTGGAAGCAAGGATCAAAGAATTAGAAGATAGTCTTTCCAAACTCAAAAATCTAAACGAGGACCAAAAAAGGGAATTAAATCGTTTAGCAGAACAGGCAAACGAACTGGAATCTAAACTTTCCGGTGAGATCGCTAAAGGGCAGATCCGAGTAAAACGTTTTCATAATAGACTAGTCATCAATATAGATGATCAAATCTCTTTCGATTCCGGCTCCGCGGATTTGAAAAAACAGATCTTCCCAGCTTTAGACAAGATCAAAGAAATTTTGGTAAAATATCCTGGCAACCTGATCATTGTAGAAGGCCATACGGATAATATTCCGATACGTACTAAAAAGTTTAACGATAACTGGCAATTGTCTACCGAGAGAGCTCTTTCCGTAGTTCGTTTCTTGTTAGAGAGTAAAAACTTAGATGCGAGAAACTTCTCCGTAGCAGGTTATGGGGAACATCAGCCAATCGTTTCTAACGATACTCCTGAAAATCGTTCCTTGAACAGAAGAGTAGATATCGTTCTGGAACCACAAAGTGGTAAGGGTCACTAA
- a CDS encoding antibiotic biosynthesis monooxygenase, with amino-acid sequence MQKVLIDTFIVPKKSELEFFNRVKVNRNFIKNLPGFIQDSSYIREKSSNEIQFVTVASWENEEAISNAKKEVQASYQKEGFDMPGMLERLGISIERGIFDVSKS; translated from the coding sequence ATGCAAAAAGTACTGATCGATACATTCATCGTTCCTAAAAAATCCGAGTTAGAATTTTTCAATCGTGTCAAGGTGAATCGGAACTTCATTAAAAACCTTCCAGGCTTTATACAAGACTCATCGTATATCCGTGAGAAAAGTTCAAACGAGATCCAATTTGTAACTGTAGCAAGTTGGGAAAATGAAGAAGCAATTTCTAATGCAAAAAAGGAAGTACAAGCATCCTATCAAAAAGAAGGTTTTGATATGCCGGGAATGTTAGAAAGACTTGGGATATCTATTGAACGAGGGATTTTTGACGTATCGAAAAGTTAA
- a CDS encoding LA_2219 family laminin/E-cadherin/plasminogen-binding protein, which produces MFRVSVFRTFLAGFAVLYCLSFISCISSGGPTSHTPETPKGEVLPNPAGDSEDIIDEEGREVKISTTDPISFQSQSKDSSEYFRVHITSESYQVRQIRGSKYIRRKVDKGGDALISEELVKYNRINFNDDGIILVILNGNTGAVETIRFNTRVPRINNLAKIIQNDVTRWSMEHSEEKPVVTKYQIHYTIKLENKSNTTRDTVKEELKGEVKKR; this is translated from the coding sequence ATGTTTCGCGTTTCGGTTTTCCGAACTTTTTTAGCCGGTTTTGCGGTTTTATATTGTTTATCATTCATTTCTTGTATCAGCTCCGGAGGACCGACTTCCCATACCCCGGAAACTCCTAAAGGAGAAGTCCTTCCTAATCCGGCAGGAGACAGCGAGGATATCATAGACGAAGAAGGTAGAGAAGTGAAGATCAGTACTACTGATCCTATCTCTTTCCAAAGTCAGTCTAAAGACAGTTCTGAATATTTCAGGGTACATATTACAAGTGAGTCTTATCAGGTCCGACAGATCAGAGGTTCTAAGTATATTCGCAGAAAAGTGGATAAGGGCGGAGACGCACTGATCAGCGAAGAATTAGTAAAATATAATAGGATCAATTTTAATGATGATGGGATCATCTTAGTGATCCTGAATGGAAATACCGGAGCCGTTGAAACGATTCGTTTTAACACCAGAGTTCCGAGGATTAATAACCTGGCAAAAATTATCCAGAATGATGTGACCCGTTGGTCCATGGAACATTCCGAAGAGAAGCCGGTGGTTACAAAGTATCAGATCCATTATACTATTAAATTGGAAAATAAATCCAATACGACTAGAGATACTGTAAAAGAAGAACTTAAAGGCGAAGTCAAGAAGAGGTAG
- a CDS encoding acyl-CoA dehydrogenase family protein gives MMKELREKLSSFPPGEFRSVYKSSLPDIAKAGLLNALKDGGFRAFHEKLILIPSFPHGIGVGVGLMAQTNVAGKILKLVIGSEAGASTNPESKKLASELQDRLVSGLGILGLGVSEPGWMGKLTNLKSTAKVLSSGEIELNFHKGFVTNGADAEGYLVVAKEEEQNRFGVFFIPRDFPGLKIEEVYLDVAREATHCKITGENFKIPSHYHFIEDYTKLGADIHLSEMLSAAVLFCGAIRKIVSDLSQGSESRERFSVLGKLWDLSGLLYGKCLEISDKKDKDPTYKIEEDHPYGYEAILDECISILESIPNFDYKKEYPDLGLFCTIHPARSPVYIKNRLKQSKSWRKFGNL, from the coding sequence ATGATGAAAGAATTAAGAGAAAAACTTTCTTCCTTTCCTCCGGGAGAATTTAGATCCGTTTATAAGTCTTCCTTGCCTGATATTGCAAAGGCAGGCTTACTGAATGCTCTAAAGGATGGTGGTTTCCGAGCATTTCACGAAAAGTTAATATTAATTCCTTCTTTCCCTCATGGTATTGGAGTAGGGGTAGGATTGATGGCGCAGACAAATGTCGCCGGAAAGATCCTAAAATTAGTAATTGGCTCCGAAGCAGGAGCTTCTACCAACCCGGAATCCAAGAAATTGGCATCCGAACTACAAGATAGATTAGTAAGTGGTCTTGGGATCTTAGGACTGGGAGTGAGTGAGCCGGGCTGGATGGGAAAACTCACCAATCTAAAATCTACCGCAAAAGTTCTTTCCAGCGGAGAAATAGAATTAAATTTTCATAAAGGATTCGTGACCAACGGAGCCGACGCGGAAGGTTATCTGGTCGTTGCCAAGGAAGAGGAGCAGAATCGTTTCGGAGTCTTTTTTATTCCACGAGATTTCCCTGGTTTAAAGATCGAGGAAGTCTATCTGGATGTTGCCAGAGAAGCGACTCATTGTAAGATCACCGGTGAAAATTTCAAAATACCGTCTCATTATCATTTTATAGAAGATTATACAAAATTAGGCGCCGATATCCATCTTTCTGAAATGTTATCAGCTGCGGTTCTATTCTGTGGAGCCATTCGTAAAATTGTATCCGACTTAAGCCAAGGAAGTGAATCCAGAGAAAGATTTTCCGTTTTAGGAAAACTTTGGGACTTAAGTGGACTTCTATATGGAAAATGTTTAGAGATTTCCGACAAAAAAGACAAGGATCCAACTTATAAAATAGAAGAAGACCATCCTTACGGATACGAGGCAATCCTGGATGAATGTATCTCTATTTTAGAATCTATTCCGAACTTCGATTATAAAAAGGAATATCCTGATCTAGGATTATTCTGCACAATCCATCCTGCCAGAAGTCCTGTTTATATTAAGAACAGGCTTAAACAGTCCAAAAGCTGGAGAAAATTCGGAAACCTCTAA
- the mgtE gene encoding magnesium transporter, which produces MDETNSTKETSSLKANPHSADWMDSFLEKVEQKDNKFLLSFTSSNHPADIAEVLEKLDIDDAFYVFKLCDSEQQSEILVEFDEDLQADLISRLNMKEISPIVENLEPDDVTNLISEIPKDKAEEILNSLDREDSSQIRKQLNFREYTAGRLMTTEFASAYETDTVRKAIIKLRRVAKETEDIYLLYVTDAENHLKGFIRLKDLFLAPLNQKASRLVKEEAFSIHYDTDQEEVARIFRKYDLVSAAVVDDLDRIIGRITVDDILDIVQEEASEDILRMAGVSEEERLNTSIWDSIRRRLVWLVFNLGTATLASTMVSFFEDTIQSLVFLAALMPIVAGMGGNAGTQSITVVVRNIATGDLSVSNWTTAFRKESLIGLINGITIGSITGLAVYFFFGKPVLGFVIFLAMLANLIVAALVGACVPMGLKLLKIDPAIASSIFVTMTTDTFGFFCFLGLATLFLQYLV; this is translated from the coding sequence ATGGACGAAACAAATAGCACTAAGGAAACTTCTTCCCTGAAGGCAAATCCACATTCTGCGGATTGGATGGATTCCTTCCTAGAAAAGGTAGAACAAAAGGACAATAAGTTCCTACTCAGTTTTACTTCTTCCAATCACCCAGCCGATATCGCCGAAGTCCTGGAAAAACTGGATATAGACGACGCATTTTACGTATTTAAACTTTGTGATTCTGAACAGCAGTCTGAGATCTTAGTCGAGTTCGATGAGGATTTACAGGCGGATTTGATCTCCCGTCTGAATATGAAGGAGATCTCTCCTATCGTCGAAAATCTGGAGCCGGATGATGTTACAAATCTGATCTCCGAGATCCCAAAGGATAAGGCGGAGGAAATTCTGAATTCCTTGGATCGGGAAGATTCTTCTCAGATCCGAAAACAACTGAATTTTAGGGAATATACTGCAGGTCGTTTGATGACGACTGAGTTCGCTTCCGCTTACGAAACAGACACAGTCAGAAAAGCGATTATCAAATTAAGAAGGGTCGCTAAAGAGACGGAAGATATCTATCTTCTCTATGTAACTGACGCTGAGAATCATCTAAAAGGATTTATCAGACTAAAGGACCTATTCCTCGCACCTCTCAACCAAAAGGCAAGTAGGCTCGTAAAGGAAGAAGCATTCTCCATTCATTATGATACGGACCAGGAAGAAGTGGCCCGTATATTCCGAAAATACGACTTAGTTTCCGCTGCGGTGGTAGACGATCTGGACCGGATCATCGGCAGGATCACCGTAGACGATATTTTGGATATCGTTCAGGAAGAAGCTTCCGAAGACATTTTGAGGATGGCAGGGGTTTCGGAAGAAGAGAGATTAAACACTTCTATCTGGGACTCGATCCGAAGAAGGCTGGTATGGCTGGTATTTAATTTGGGAACTGCAACCCTTGCTTCCACCATGGTATCCTTTTTCGAAGATACGATCCAGTCCTTGGTTTTCCTGGCGGCTCTGATGCCTATAGTAGCCGGTATGGGTGGAAATGCAGGAACACAATCTATTACTGTGGTAGTCCGAAATATAGCCACAGGGGACCTAAGTGTTTCCAACTGGACGACTGCTTTCCGAAAGGAAAGTCTGATCGGATTAATAAACGGGATCACGATCGGCTCAATTACCGGGCTCGCGGTTTATTTTTTCTTCGGTAAACCTGTTCTCGGATTTGTTATATTTTTAGCTATGCTTGCGAATTTGATCGTTGCTGCTTTGGTGGGTGCCTGCGTTCCTATGGGTCTAAAACTTTTAAAAATAGATCCAGCGATCGCATCTTCCATTTTTGTTACGATGACAACGGATACCTTTGGCTTCTTCTGTTTCTTGGGGCTTGCCACACTATTCTTGCAATATTTGGTATAG